In Mycolicibacterium alvei, a single window of DNA contains:
- a CDS encoding alcohol dehydrogenase catalytic domain-containing protein, whose protein sequence is MLIRGAVLEHIGLPRPYAESRPIRVSDLELDQPGPGELLVRIEAAGLCHSDLSVVDGNRVRPVPMLLGHEAAGIVEAGDTDLPVGQRVVMTFLPRCGACPACATDGLTPCGPGSAANGAGTLMNGDIRLTRDGEPVFHHLGVSGFATHAVVDRRSVVPVPSDVNPVVASLLGCAVLTGGGAVLNVGAPRPGQTVAVVGLGGVGMAAVLTALAHDDVRVIGVDQLPDKLAKARALGVHETYTPEQAADLKADVVIEAAGHPAALETSIALTGPGGRTVTVGLPRPDARISVSPLGFVAEGRSLIGSYLGSAVPARDIPHFVALWRSGRLPVETLVSDTITLDEINAGMDALSDGRAVRQIIEFG, encoded by the coding sequence ATGTTGATCCGCGGCGCCGTCCTCGAGCACATCGGCCTCCCCCGCCCCTACGCCGAGTCCCGCCCGATCCGGGTGAGCGACCTCGAACTCGACCAACCCGGCCCGGGCGAACTGCTGGTACGCATCGAGGCCGCGGGCTTGTGTCACTCCGATCTGTCGGTCGTGGACGGCAACCGGGTACGCCCGGTCCCGATGCTGTTGGGCCATGAGGCCGCCGGGATCGTCGAGGCCGGCGATACCGATCTGCCGGTGGGCCAGCGGGTCGTGATGACGTTCCTGCCGCGCTGCGGCGCGTGCCCGGCGTGCGCCACCGACGGCCTGACGCCGTGCGGTCCCGGATCGGCCGCCAACGGCGCGGGCACCTTGATGAACGGCGACATCCGGCTGACCCGCGACGGTGAACCGGTGTTCCATCACCTCGGAGTTTCCGGATTCGCCACCCACGCGGTCGTCGACCGCCGGTCGGTGGTGCCCGTTCCCTCCGACGTAAACCCCGTTGTCGCATCGTTGTTGGGTTGTGCGGTACTGACCGGCGGTGGCGCGGTGCTCAACGTCGGCGCACCGCGCCCCGGTCAGACCGTGGCGGTCGTCGGTCTCGGCGGCGTCGGCATGGCCGCCGTCCTGACCGCCCTGGCCCACGACGACGTCCGCGTCATCGGTGTGGACCAGTTGCCCGACAAACTCGCCAAGGCCCGCGCGCTCGGCGTCCACGAGACCTACACCCCCGAGCAGGCCGCCGACCTCAAGGCCGATGTGGTGATCGAGGCCGCGGGCCACCCGGCCGCGTTGGAGACCTCGATCGCGCTGACCGGACCCGGCGGGCGCACCGTCACCGTCGGCCTGCCCCGGCCGGACGCCCGAATTTCGGTGTCGCCGTTGGGTTTCGTAGCCGAAGGGCGGTCACTGATCGGCAGCTACCTGGGCTCGGCGGTGCCGGCCCGCGACATCCCGCACTTCGTCGCACTCTGGCGGTCCGGCCGGCTACCCGTGGAGACCCTGGTGTCCGACACGATCACTCTCGACGAGATCAACGCCGGCATGGACGCACTGTCCGACGGGCGGGCGGTGCGGCAGAT
- a CDS encoding acyl-CoA thioesterase, translating to MTDLTPDDFPLHWPVLTRWTDNDMFGHLNNAVYYELFDTAINAWINTNCDVDPVTAPWLGVVAESGCRYFAELKFPDPLVVGLAVARLGNSSVTYRLGLFEPNGPVAAVGHWVHVYVDRTTRRPVPIPDVIRELQQSICSPDAAREQDRRG from the coding sequence ATGACCGACCTCACCCCGGATGACTTTCCGTTGCACTGGCCGGTGCTCACCCGATGGACCGATAACGACATGTTCGGGCACCTCAACAACGCGGTGTACTACGAGTTGTTCGACACCGCGATCAACGCGTGGATCAACACCAACTGCGATGTCGATCCGGTGACCGCGCCTTGGCTGGGGGTGGTCGCCGAGTCCGGGTGCCGCTACTTCGCCGAGTTGAAGTTCCCCGACCCGTTGGTGGTCGGACTGGCGGTGGCCCGGTTGGGGAACAGCAGTGTCACCTACCGGCTCGGGCTCTTCGAGCCGAACGGGCCGGTCGCGGCGGTCGGCCATTGGGTACACGTCTATGTCGATCGGACCACGCGCCGTCCGGTACCGATTCCCGACGTGATCCGCGAGCTGCAGCAGTCGATATGCTCGCCGGATGCCGCTCGTGAGCAAGACCGTCGAGGTTGA
- a CDS encoding SRPBCC family protein — translation MPLVSKTVEVEAPAEKILAIVADFEAYPQWNPEIKGCWILARYDDGRPSQLRLDVEIQGQSGIFINAVYYPAESQIFTVLQQGDHFTKQEQRFSVVPLGPNNTLLQVDLEVEVKLPVPAMMVKKLIGDTLDHLANALVTRVQQLSA, via the coding sequence ATGCCGCTCGTGAGCAAGACCGTCGAGGTTGAAGCCCCTGCCGAGAAGATCCTGGCGATCGTCGCCGATTTCGAGGCCTACCCGCAGTGGAATCCGGAGATCAAGGGCTGCTGGATCCTGGCCCGCTACGACGACGGCCGGCCCAGCCAGCTGCGGCTCGATGTCGAGATCCAGGGTCAGTCCGGCATCTTCATCAACGCCGTCTACTACCCGGCGGAGAGCCAGATCTTCACCGTGTTGCAGCAGGGCGACCACTTCACGAAGCAGGAGCAGCGGTTTTCGGTCGTCCCGCTGGGGCCGAACAACACCCTGCTTCAGGTCGATCTCGAGGTCGAGGTCAAGCTGCCGGTCCCGGCCATGATGGTCAAGAAGCTCATCGGCGACACCCTGGACCATCTCGCCAACGCGCTCGTCACCAGGGTGCAGCAGCTGTCCGCCTAG